A region from the Diadema setosum chromosome 13, eeDiaSeto1, whole genome shotgun sequence genome encodes:
- the LOC140237149 gene encoding uncharacterized protein F21D5.5-like, with the protein MPPKKRGAPKASQKAATSDESEAKKPRRAAAAKSAASDMEVYYDADWSAVGETGSKGLPPMFKLSGPGVKGSSKVAGFDLDYTLIKPKSGKKWPTGPSDWMLLDKVESKLKELHKDGYKIVIISNQRGMEKGHTKPTDFQKKINQIANHLQLPIQCFAATGENHYRKPATLMWDYMVEKENDGVKLDISKCMYVGDAAGRPKNWAPGKPRDFSCSDRMFAINIGVQFYTPEELFLGEKAVPFDWHSCDPKKALEEAKNKKPASDYHKKSKDLVLMVGPPASGKSFFAKRFLVPHGYTWVNRDTLNTPAKCLKATADAIQAGKCVVVDNTNPSKSARGDYIDLAKEAGYTVRCFMMQTPLELAFHMNMYRQSLTEGDTRRIPAVAYNMYKKNFEMPKTSEGIAEIREISFMPHFESEADKSMFLKWTDMS; encoded by the exons ATGCCACCTAAGAAGAGAGGAGCTCCGAAAGCGTCGCAGAAAGCAGCTACAAGTGATGAATCTGAAGCGAAAAAACCGCGTCGAGCCGCTGCAGCGAAATCCGCAGCCTCTGACATGGAGGTGTATTACGATGCGGACTGGAGCGCCGTGGGAGAGACAGGTTCCAAGGGGCTGCCACCAATGTTCAAGCTCTCCGGGCCAGGTGTGAAAGGATCGAGCAAAGTGGCTGGATTCGATCTAGACTACACACTGATCAAGCCCAAAAGTGGCAAGAAATGGCCGACAG GTCCATCGGACTGGATGCTGCTTGACAAGGTAGAATCAAAACTAAAGGAGTTACACAAGGATGGATACAAGATCGTCATCATAAGCAACCAGCGTGGAATGGAGAAGGGTCACACCAAGCCAACTGACTTTCAGAAAAAGATCAATCAAATTGCCAACCATCTGCAACTACCTATTCAG TGCTTTGCTGCAACTGGAGAAAATCACTACCGCAAGCCAGCCACTCTCATGTGGGACTACATGGTTGAGAAGGAGAACGATGGCGTGAAACTCGACATCTCAAAGTGTATGTACGTCGGAGATGCGGCGGGCCGGCCCAAGAACTGGGCCCCGGGCAAACCGCGGGATTTCTCTTGCTCTGACCGCATGTTTGCCATCAACATTGGAGTCCAGTTCTATACACCGGAAGAGTTGTTCCTCGGCGAGAAGGCAGTCCCATTTGATTGGCATTCCTGTGATCCCAAGAAGGCACTGGAAGAAGCCAAGAATAAAAAGCCTGCAAGTGACTACCACAAGAAG AGCAAAGACCTGGTCTTGATGGTGGGACCACCCGCATCAGGAAAGAGCTTCTTTGCCAAGCGGTTCCTGGTCCCTCATGGCTACACCTGGGTGAACCGGGACACCCTGAACACGCCTGCCAAGTGTCTGAAGGCCACGGCAGATGCGATTCAGGCGGGGAAGTGTGTGGTTGTGGATAACACCAACCCGTCTAAATCTGCCCGTGGAGACTACATTGACCTGGCGAAGGAAGCAG GCTACACTGTTCGTTGCTTCATGATGCAAACTCCACTAGAGCTGGCCTTCCACATGAACATGTACCGACAATCGCTGACAGAGGGCGACACACGGCGCATCCCAGCGGTGGCCTACAACATGTACAAGAAGAATTTTGAGATGCCGAAAACCAGCGAGGGTATCGCGGAGATCCGGGAGATCTCATTCATGCCTCATTTTGAAAGTGAAGCGGACAAATCCATGTTCTTGAAATGGACAGATATGAGCTGA